In one window of Reinekea forsetii DNA:
- the ccmB gene encoding heme exporter protein CcmB — MIAILRTTLTREMTLAFRRRADLLNPLFFFVVVVSLFPIGVTLDLAKLALMAPGILWVSALLASLLSLDLMFRNDFDDGTLEQMLLAAVPPQLLVLCKIISHWLVTGLPLTVLSPVLSVMLALPAKAVPVLMLSLLLGTLSLSLIGSVGAALTVGLRKGGLLLTILIMPILVPVLIFGTSTVQAMATDQPWQGYLALLGAFTAGAFALTPWLTVAALNVTVGD; from the coding sequence GTGATTGCCATCCTGCGCACCACCCTGACGCGAGAAATGACTTTGGCCTTCCGGCGTCGGGCAGACCTGTTGAACCCACTGTTCTTCTTTGTTGTGGTGGTCAGTCTCTTTCCGATAGGTGTGACCTTGGATTTGGCCAAACTCGCCCTGATGGCGCCCGGCATCCTCTGGGTGTCTGCGCTCTTGGCCTCACTTTTATCGCTCGACCTGATGTTTCGCAATGATTTCGATGACGGCACTCTTGAACAGATGCTTTTAGCGGCGGTGCCCCCTCAATTGTTAGTGTTGTGTAAAATCATCAGTCATTGGTTGGTGACCGGTTTGCCATTAACGGTATTATCGCCAGTATTGTCCGTGATGCTGGCATTACCAGCCAAAGCGGTACCGGTGCTGATGCTCTCATTATTGCTTGGCACCCTGTCTCTGAGTCTGATCGGGAGTGTGGGTGCGGCTTTAACCGTCGGGTTGCGCAAGGGTGGTCTATTGTTAACGATTTTGATTATGCCGATTCTGGTGCCGGTGTTGATATTCGGCACTTCAACGGTTCAGGCTATGGCCACGGACCAGCCTTGGCAAGGTTACCTGGCGCTCTTGGGTGCCTTTACCGCCGGGGCCTTTGCGCTCACACCCTGGCTGACGGTCGCCGCCTTAAATGTAACAGTGGGCGATTAG